The window gcatcgcacgcacacgcgcgctcctccttcctcgtGCCGGCcgtcacgcgcacacacacagtcgcagtggcggcggccccgctgcagcacacgcgcgcgtgcacctACAACATCAGCGCGCGGCACGAGTGTACCTTAGTACTCCTCGACGTCCTCCTCACCCATGTCGTCGGCGGACTCAGCGCCAACCTCCTCGTAgtccttctccagcgcagcgagatcctcgcgcgcctcggagaactcgccctcctccatgCCCTCACCCACGTACCAGTGCACGAACGCGCGCTTGCTGTACATCAGGTCGAACTTGTGGTCGATGCGGGCAAACACCTCAGCGATCGCGGTCGAGTTGGCAATCATGCacacggcgcgctgcaccttCGCGAGGTCACCGCCGGGCACAACGGTCGGCGGCTGGTAGTTGATGCCGCACTTGAAGCCGGTCGGACACCAGTCCACGAACTGAATTGTCCGCTTCGTCTTGATCGTCGCAATCGCGGCGTTGACATCCTTCGGCACGACATCACCGCGGTACATGAGGCAGCACGACATGTACTTGCCGTGGCGAGGATCGCACTTCGTCAGCATGCCAGCAGGCTCAAACACCGAGTTCGTGATGTCCGCGACGGACAGCTGCTCGTGGTACGCCTTCTCGGCAGACACCACCGGAGCATAGCTCGTCAGCACGAAGTGGATGCGCGGGTACGGCACAAGGTTCGTCTGGAACTCCGTCAGGTCCACGTTCAGCGCACCATCGaagcgcagcgacgccgtcagAGACGACACCACCTGGCCGATCAGGCGGTTCACGTTCGTGTACGACGGGCGCTCAATGTCGAGAGAACGACGAGTGAGGTCGTAGATGGCCTCATTGTCGAGCATCGTCGCAACATCGGTGTGCTCGAGCAGCGAGTGCGTCGACAGCACGCAGTTGTACGGCTCCACGACGGCAGTCGACACCTGCGGGCTCGGGTACACGGTGTAGCCAAGCTTGGACTTCTTGCCGTAGTCCACAGAcaggcgctccagcagcagcgcaccgaggccagagccggtgccgccaccCACAGCGTGGAACACCATAAAGCCCTGGAGACCCGTGCAGTTGTCCGCCAGCTTGCGAATGCGGTCCAGCGCAAGGTCGACGATCTCCTTGCCGATGGTGTAGTGGCCACGAGCGTAGTTGTTCGCCGCATCCTCCTTGCCGGACACCAGCTGCTCGGGGTTGAACAGCTGGCGGTACGTGCCGGTGCGCACCTCATCCACGACCGTAGGCTCGAGGTCCAGGAAGATGCAGCGAGGAACGTGCTTGCCAGCACCAGTCTCCGAGAAGAACGTGTTGAACGCGTCATCCTCAACACCGATGCACTTGTCAGAGGGCATGGAGCCATCAGGCTGGATGCCGTGCTCAAGGCAGAACAGCTCCCAGCACGCGTTACCGACCTGGCAGCCGGCCTGGCCGATGTGGATGCAGATAGCCTCACGCATGGctgaaaaagaagaaagaggggtTAGAAGGCGGTTTAAAGGTGTTTGTTCGAAGAACGAGAGCGAAGAGCtgcgcgtttttttttcggtgggcgtgcgcgtgtgtgcatcgcGCATGTTTTGTGTTCGccaggaggggaggggaggggggagggaaagagcaAGGTGTGGGGAAGACACGCGTGGCAGACGTCCGGCacatggcggcagcagcagcagcagcagggccgcGCTCCGTGAAGACGGAggagtgtgcgcgtgcgtgtctgtgtgcatgaGCCCCATCGTCTCTTCAGGAGCTGCTCATtccgtttgtgtgcgcgcgcacgtgatCAGATTCCTGCCTTGCCTTGCCAGCCTCGCTCGTCCGTGTTTTCACGTCGGAGTGgtcagcgcgcgcgcgtgtgcgcgccgacATCACCCGCTCCACCAACCCACCTCTGCTCATGTGTGCGGGCGGGTGGGCCGCTGTGCAGGCTCGCAGGTGCGTGGCGGAGGGGACTCGTGGGGAGCTCCAGGGAgcggaggcacacacgcgcgcacatgcgcactgctctctccttttctttctcttcatCTATCAACCacggggagggagagacaagGCCCCCCTCCACAGATACACAGCGCTAcggcaacgcgcgcgcgtgtgcatgcgcggcagacgcacgcacgaggaaggagaggacgGCGAACGGAGAGACGGCGGAGGGCGGGGAGGTGCAAAGTGTGGCCGCTccgtcagcaccgccgcccgccaTCCGCCCCGCCGTCCTctcagaaaaaaaaaacaccgacgagggcgaaaaaaaaaagaggaggcgcatCGCNNNNNNNNNNNNNNNNNNNNNNNNNNNNNNNNNNNNNNNNNNNNNNNNNNNNNNNNNNNNNNNNNNNNNNNNNNNNNNNNNNNNNNNNNNNNNNNNNNNNNCCGAGACTAGCTGTCTTCGaagtggcgccgctgtcccACCCGGATGCCGGTGATTAGCATTCGTTCCATGAGCACCTGATCAAGGTGAAAGCCTTCCCGCGTTCCTTTTAGCCCGAAGTTGCCATTGACGGCCATGTAGCCACGACGGCGGACAACGCACCAGCAACTGGTTCATAGAGGACACGCCCACGCCTCCTTCCCTGGAGCGTTCACACTGCGCGGCCGCCTGGTGTTAGCGCGTGCACCGCCTTGACCCACTTGCGGCTGCTCCCGTCAGTACACCCAGTCGCGCAAGCCCACCAACCCCGCAAtgcagccgctgcttcaCGTTCGCTTCGCTGGACGACAGCGCCATCACGCGGCAGCCCGCGGCGTGCGCCGGTAGCGCGGCCAGGCACTTCACGCCACCGGCGCCCTCGACAAGGCCTTTCGCATTGCTGTTCACAGCAAGCCGTGCAGCCACGCCGGTGCCGGGAAGCGCCGGCAGCCGTCACCTCGCACGTCACGTAGCCAGGAAGGCGCACCGTGTCCGCCTCGCTGGTGAGCATGCACTCCGCCGCAACACCGTAGTGGCTGTTGCCGAGACATGACGGGAGACCAGATCCCCTCGCCTTGGTCGCCCCTCGAGGGGGTTAGAGAAGAGGATgagcgcgacgcggccgcccaCCAGGAAAGCGTGTGCTCTACGACCCCACAGCGCTCACCTCGCCCGTGCCGttgggcagcggcacagcctTGTCCGGCGGGTCCGTGAACATTATTGAGCGGATGGCGACCGTCTTGGTGACGACGCCGGTTGTACGGATCGGCATATTTATCTCCCGTGCCAGCGTggcgacaccggcgccgcccttgGGAGGGTGTCACTGCCGCACGAGCATGTTGGCTGGCGCATTATGTGTGCTTGTATGATCACCAGGGTGTCTGACGGAGGCGGATTGCCATGAGCGAGTGCGGacagtgggggaggggaagggcagGCAGTGATTAGGAGACAAGATGAGCCCTCTCCCTACACGTGGGGGAAGCCTGTTttagggggtggggtggggatgTGCGGGAGAAGCGCACGTGCGCTTCTCTGACACCTATACAAACAAATGCGAACAGCCCCCCTTTtttgcagcggcggcgggtgcgggtgtggCGACGTTTCCCAAAAACGACGACGgatacatatacacacacggGTGCAGCATGCGTTcacgggggaggaggaagggagggagggggggggggcagcgatgctgttttccttttcttgcACCTTCTTGACGCAGTATCTTACCTTCCCCCTATAATCGGGAAGCGCTCACGGCACTCCTGCCTCCTTCCCTCGCCGAGATGTGCCCTTCCCACGTgtgggaggaaggaggagggaggggggagggggactcAACTCGAGGGAGACTCCAGCGCACATTGGCTTGCAACGAAATCAGACAAAGTGGCTTacgggagggagagggagatgtgCGCTGTACATCaaacgtgcgtgcgcgtgtgcttggagagagggaagtggtggtggtgaagccgctgccggcgctcgGAGCAGGCAGCGACACTTCAGCCACACTCGCCTCCGTCTACCACCTGCGCATccgcagctgaaggagggCAAAGAGCAAGACGCGTAGCCCACAGCAGAAACTCaacgacgcggaggcggcttCGGCACACTCGGACCCTTCTTGGTCTTCCCTTTGGGCTCCTCCGGTGGTTGAATggatgtggaggaggctTTCGACGAACAATTTCCATCAACGGCAGCGTTAGTATGCGCCACGGCTGCGATAGCGTTCGGCGTGGCAACTGCCGGCGGAGCTACAGGGGCACTTGCAGCGGCGTTGATGCCGGTTGGTGCACCTCTCCGGCTCCCATCACTGCTGCGATAGCGGTCGAGGTCCTTTGTGAACGACTCCTTCTCGAGCATAATCAGCGACTCCGTGTACGCTGACGTCTGCTCCTGCAGCCTCTGCTGTATTCGGCGCCGTCGGTCTTGCTGCAACGCCTGCACCGTCTGCAACACCCGCGACACGTCGTCCCAGTGCGCCACCACGTCGCGTTGCAGCCGTGCCTGACTCACCTCTTGCGTGAACTGCAAGTTATGGTAGAGTTGGAGGGTGTCACCCCGCGTGCTGTAGAGAGCAGACACATCAGCCGTGCTGTCGGCTGGCTGCCTTGCCTTCTGCTCTGCCGGTGCTTCTTTCGCTGCATCTCTTGGGTGGAAGTGGCCACTACCGGTCCTGCTGCGGTTGGGGTGTAGGGGCGAGGCCGAAACTGTGTTGACCGCCTTCGGGCTTTCCGGTGCAgtgccagcggcgcgccgcaggAACAGCTGATGCACcagccgtgcctgctcctcttccAGCAAACGGGCCTTGTTCACGTGAGCACTGCGGGGAGGTCGAGCAGAGAGCTCTGCCTCGCCGCTAGCGAGGGAGCCAGGCGGTGCGGGACTACTGCGAGTGTGGATATCGTGAACACGTGCATGAGAACTGGCTGCACGTGCCGCTTCCACGGAGCCTTGCACACGCCTAACGGTGATGcctgcggcgctggcggaccGCCTCTCTGCCACATCGTTCACACCGCTCTCAGTGCTACTGTCgctgtgctgcaccacctcctcaccGTCATCAACGTCCAGGTCGTCAAGCCGCTCGAGCAGTGGGCAAGCGGTGCAAATCTGCTGCACGTacgcgcggtgccgctctccACCATCGCCGTCACTCACTGCCCCGCCGCACCGACTCCAGCACGGGTTGTTGGAGAGGTTCAGACTTTTAAGGCTCGGGCAGGGGAGTTCGTCGCGCAGCAGTACGTCCACCGAAGAGCTCACGTTGTTGTGATTCACATCGAGGTACGAGAGGCACTCCAGCTGTTGCAGCGGGGCGAGTGAGGTAAGCTGATTGTGGTGCACCACCAACACCTGGAGCTGGGAGAGCAGCTCGACGCCTTCCAGGCCAGCCAGTGCGTTGTGCTGGAGATACACATGTGTGGCGTTCAAGAAGCACTGCACAGGGGCAATAGAAGTAAGCTGCCTCGCTGGAAGCTCAACGCACCGGGTCTGCAGAGCGGCATCCGCAATACCTGCTacgccgccgacgaggcTGTCTTTCTCCAGCACCTGTGTGACACCGTAGCGGGTGCCACTGTCGGTGGTAGCTGACCGAGGCGCAGGGAATAGCCTTGCGGAGATCCGCCTGATTGCCAGCCCTGTGGACACGAAGGTTGAAGAGTGCTGTCGGTCGAGGGATGCAGCACCACGTTGAGGCGGCACCCCCTCCACATCACTGCTGTCGAGGCGCGCACCTGCAGGCACCCAGCTTGGCGTGAGAAGCGCTCCCCCGTTCCCAATAGCGGATGCCACATTGCTCGATGGAGCGGTGCCGGTATCGCTGGGGTGGCCctcgtgcgcctgctccacGTCCGCTAAAaaggccgccagcgccgcttcaTCGGGATCTTCGAGGCGGAGGGAAGCATAGTAGGCCAGTTCCTCCGCCGTGAGGTCGGGGACGGACATGGGCCTTAGACCGTTGTACGTAGAAGTGCGTGTTCGTGCACGTGTGTACGAGTCGGCGAGGTGGGTTTTGGTGGTGGCCGTGTagcgtcagcagcgtcgtTGCCACCGTTACAGAAAGGGTGGGTGAGGTGGGGAGAAGCGGCACAtgaacgaggaggagatgatgAGCAGGATAGAAGCGGCATCATTGCTCCctcgcggcgacggtgacagAGATAGAGACGttggagaagggagagggggggggggtgcgcgGAAGGACGGAGAAGCAGTTTAAGGGTAGAGTCGCGAGTGATACGCACGCAAAAGGATCCCCCCACGTCCGATCTTTCCCTCGTTCTCGTTCTGTCATCGTGTACGCAGCCCCCCTCGACCCTCAACCCCCCTCGCCCCATCCTCGCCCGTGTGTGCACGGTCATTGCCATGGTTTCTTTCGTTGTGGCTTCGCCATTTCTTGCACGCCAAACctgtgtgcacgcacacacacgcacacacacacgcacacacacacacacacacacacacacacacacacagcacagcaCCGAGAGATAGAAatgcgcgtctgcgccatTGCAATGTAACGGTGTAcgtgtgcaggtgtgtcACCGAAAGTGAAACGACCGTATCTCCTCATCGGTGCCGTAGTACCGATTGAAAGTCAGCCGCACGACCAGCGGCTTCAGATGCGTGGCGAGGGTGGACGGGTGGCTCTCCGCCGCGGCAAAGACCGCCGCAACGAGCGCCTCGACGGCATTGCGTGTGCTGATATTGATGTGCGACACAGGCAGGCGCGAAGGGTCGAGCGCCACCTCGAGcgcccgctgcaccgccgcgcgcaccacTTCGGCGGCAGGGGACTGCATGCCCCGCTCCCGCACGTTCAGCGCAACAGGCGGGCGAGCAGGGAAAGACACAATGCTCAGCTCTAGTAGAAGCGCATCCAACTGGTAGCACAGCTCCATGCAGGATAACAACTCCGGAGACGGGCTCATGGCCTTGGCGAGCAGGCGCTCCAAGTTATACACGACGCGCATCGCGACGTTTTGCGTGAAggagagcagctgctccacagCGAAGTTGAGGGTGTAGTAGGCAGTCCCCAGGCCTCGCGACACGTagcgcaggtgctgcgtcgCAGTATGTCCTGGCAGGCCCATCGCTTGGGCCGCCTGCGCATCTTGGGTGTCGCGTTGTTGTAGGCGCTTCTTGTGCTCCCGCAGCGTGATTCGGGCGTAGTAGAGGGCGCACTTGTAGCCAAAGACGTAGCTCCACACGTCGGCGAACGCAATGCCATTTAAACCggatgcagctgcagcggccggcgatgccttcccttcccctgcgtcgccctcctccaggtagaggcgctggcggcgctgccagaAGTAGGTCTGGTAGCTGCGCTCCGTCCTGCTCGTCAAGGGTTGCACGTACACGCTCAAGTCCCGCGGCTGCAAGATGCGCTGGAAGGCGTCAGGGAGGGTGAGGTCCAACTGGAAAGATGCGAATACGTCGAGCATGTCCGCTGCGACGGGAGGGCTGCTGtgcccttcctcccctcgcCCACCCTGCTGCCCCGGTGTAGTGAGGGTGGCGGCTGTCAtcgtgctcgccgccgccaccgcagcagcagcagcacccaccCTCGCAGGGAGCACAGAGAGCCGTACCAGCTCACTGAAGCGCTTTCCACGCAGCGCATCGGCGAAGATAGCGGAAACAACaggagcggcggtgccaaGGCGGCCgtacgccgccgccccgccgtcctcggcgtGCCGCACCCACCATCGTGGCTCTCGGTGCAGTCGCTCCAGGAATCCGTGGACAAGCCTCTCCTGGTCGCGGCAGAGGGCGACGTCAACGAGCAGCTTCAACGCCTGAATAAAAGAGCACGCggtagcggtggcggtgcggctcACAAGCCCTCTGCCGGCAAGCTCATCGAGTGGTGCGAGGGATCCAGACGGTGGCCGCTccgccggtgccgtcgtGTCCGTTgattgccgctgctgctgtgcctccTGCACGGGCGCATGCAGAGAACGCGACAAGAgacagccgctgccgccgccgccagcgtctGCATGCAACGACAGCGTGAACAGGTCACGCAAGCGacgctcctgcagccgctgaaCCGCCACACCGATGGggatgagcagcgccgtcgtgatccagcgcgcacacgggaTGGTGACGTTGATCCACAGCTGATGGGAacgccgcttccgctgcgccTGACCTCCCTGGCCAAACGCCTTGCTACCGGTATCTGCCGCATCTAGGTattgctcctcctccccagcGAGGATGTTAGTGAAGCGCACGTCCGGGGTGGTGTCCGACTCAGTGATGGCAAGCGTCCAGAGCGAtatgccgcgccgccgcagcacactGCTGccctcatcgccgctgccacctccgtcgtcgtcaccgttgttgctgtccgaagcagccgccgcaTTCCCGTCTTCGGACCACATGAGTGAGCGCGGCCTGCCGAtcccgtcgccaccgccagatGCCTTGCGCTGCCCCAAGGAAGATGTGCGTAAAGACGGAGCCAGACAGCCCTGATCATCGGCGACGCTCGACACGCGACAGTCACCacgccgttgctgccactgctgctgccctgccAGGGCCTCCGCTAGCATGGAGGCAAAGCCGAGCGGAATTGTTGTGGGAAAGTACACGTAGTGCAATGCACCGGCGCTGTCACCAGCGTTACTGCTTCCCGTCGCATCCACCGTCGCCACGGCCGTGCTCGGTGCGGCAACCTGCAcaacgcggcagcggacgtCCTGGTTCTGTTGGGCGTACGCTACaaccgcggcgacggtgccacTTCCAGCTTGATCACCGGCGCCGGGTTCGTCGCCTTGACGGTCGCCGGCTTCGTACATGATGTAGTGCAGAATCTCCTTCATGCTCTTCGTGTGCCAAAGATGGCATGGTGCTGTTCCAGCTGAAGTtctcgcggctgcggctgccgtcgtcgctgcgtGGCCCTTTACACCGACCGGTGCGGCTGAGGTGCGTCGTGGATGCATCGGGGTCCGCGAGAGAGCGATTTGCTTGTGGCGACGCGTGAAACTGGCGAGACTGCGCAACACAAACGCGCGGGCCGACGTGAGCGCAGCCCtcgcggcgtgctgctcggAGGCTTCCCCTCTGCGACGGCCGCTTCTACCGGCGCCGGCTTGTCGAGGACCCGGCATCCACACTGCACCGACTGAGTCACCGCTGCGCCCAGCGCCCGATGACGACGGCACGCTTGTGCGCTGTGCCAtgcccttccccctctcccccgcggcggcggaggctgcAACGCCATCGCTGTTATAGTACCCGACGcagttcagcagcagcgagagaaTGTCTGTGGGAAAGCGGCTGCTAGCGTCACCGATGCGCACGTGGGAGAACGAAGAGCGAaacagccgcggcagctgtcGGCGCCACACCGGCGGGTCAATGCCGCGGACAAAGCCAAAGATGGCTGCTGTGCAGAGCAGCACGTACGGCCACGCGGTGTAGAGCAGCGTCATGACGTAGAGGCGGTAGAGATCCATCGTCGAGGTGTCCTGGAATGCGCTGGCCTGAATGATGAGTGTGTCAAGGAGGCGAGCGGCCAATAACGCACACGACAAcaaccgcggcggcgcctcctctccagcgccactGGCTGCAGCCGCCCCCGTGGTCGCCGTTGGCCTCGATGCAGAACTTTGCCTGTCGAAGCTCGCAAGCCCTTCAAAGCAGCCGCTTTCCTCTACGAGCACGTGGCAACGCTGCAGTGGGACAATATTCTCGCGAACGGCCGCCACAAGGTCAGCCAAGGAGCACGACCCGGGCAGCACTGTGGCCGCCACACCGGCAGATGACGCGATGTACGAACCAGCGCGGAAAGGGTACTGCCTCCCACCTCCCGCTTTGggcgcctcttcctcgttcTCGTAAAGGGCGGCTCGCACGTTCTCcgcgagaggagggggcggttGGTGTTCGCTAAGATGcgaggccgctgcagcaccctCACACACGACTAGCAAGtactcctgcagctgcagcacccaTCGACCAAAGTCGGCGCTtagctgccgcagcaccgagcACAGCCGCTCTAGTGaccgcgctgctgtcgcctcCAAGGCCACGGACGCGTCCTGCACATCGCCGCACATCTCCGTGACATCGTGAGCGAAGGCGCCGTGCATTTCCGTGGGGCCACGCGAGGTGTGGTGGGCGAGGGCCGGCTCGCATTCACGCACATGAGCGTCGACAGCTGCCACGACATTcgccacctccagcagctgctccagcgcccCCAAGAACGTCAGTGGCCACGCCTTGGCAGCTGCCTCGGCCAGCACAGCGTCCCGCAGCCTCCACGGGCCACCagagggggcgagagagaggtcAGCATGCGCGCTGCTACGTGAGTCCCCCTTGTCCGAGTACATCTCGCAACTCGCCGTGGGGTGCTGGCGCAGGGCACAAAGAACATCGAAGAGCACCGCCCGCTGGCGAGCGAGGCAGCCCActtgcgcagcggcaacggcgcgaGGAGCAGTGGACGGAGACGTCGACGATGGACAAGCACCGGCCCCGCCTCGCGTCGTGATGGTTTTAGAGGAACGTTTCTTCCCtcgggcagcggcggtgcctgcAGGCGGTGGGTGAAACGCAAACACAGAGCTAGCTCGCCCCGGAGGCACGGCACAGGAGTGGCCGACCGCAGAGGAGCACGAAGGGGGTGCGCAAAGGGAAGGAGCACAGGGCAGCGTCGTGTGTTGCAGACACTCCGCGAGTAAGTGGCCCGCCGACCCCCGCACGGCTGCACCGTTGCGCGAGAATGCCGCGGCGCTCCCGTGCGGCGGAGCAACAAACTCCGGCTTCCGGAAAGGCGGACGAGGACACGTGGACGGGCGagacggcgcggcgtcgtgcggTGGCAAACCCTCGTCTTCCAACGTGGAGGGGATGGATATGAGCACATCCGCGAGCAATGGACTGCGTAGCGGTCGAggacgctgcagcaacgGCCGTGTAACGTTGCCTCgcagaggggtggggagatccgcagcaacagcagcgaccgGCTTGACATTTCGCCGGCCACGCgagtggtggtgctggagtGCCGCGGCAGTGCTGCTTCTGTCGCCGAACGCAGCGTCGCGTGATGATGGCCCGACAGATCGGGTCGCCGGCTCCGACACGGACGGCGAGGACGAGcgggacgaggaggaggaggcggacgaTGAAGAAGCCTGACAGACCTCGAAGTACTCATCCAGGCTGACATCCACCGCCGGTTCTGTTGCCCCTGttaccgcggcggcggcagtgctgccCATGGTGGCGCTATGCGACAGACGCAGCGTTGAGGACGACAACGATGACGTCATCCtcgcgtgtttgtgtgcgtggtaCGTAATCGTCGACGAGCGTATGATCGCTACTCTGTTTGTACTTTCTTCTCCtgcccgcccctccctcctgtgGGCGTCGCTCAGCGGATGCGTGAGGTGACGGCCCAGCGGTGCGATGCCACTGCACGGGTGACTGTATGGAGGAGCGACGCTTTTCTGTGTACAACTCCGCGTGCAAGGTGTGGGGGTGTGCTGGTGCCTACGCGTGCGCTCGAGTAGAAAGTGC is drawn from Leishmania infantum JPCM5 genome chromosome 13 and contains these coding sequences:
- a CDS encoding alpha tubulin — its product is MRDAHTRTPTEKKTRSSSLSFFEQTPLNRLLTPLSSFSAMREAICIHIGQAGCQVGNACWELFCLEHGIQPDGSMPSDKCIGVEDDAFNTFFSETGAGKHVPRCIFLDLEPTVVDEVRTGTYRQLFNPEQLVSGKEDAANNYARGHYTIGKEIVDLALDRIRKLADNCTGLQGFMVFHAVGGGTGSGLGALLLERLSVDYGKKSKLGYTVYPSPQVSTAVVEPYNCVLSTHSLLEHTDVATMLDNEAIYDLTRRSLDIERPSYTNVNRLIGQVVSSLTASLRFDGALNVDLTEFQTNLVPYPRIHFVLTSYAPVVSAEKAYHEQLSVADITNSVFEPAGMLTKCDPRHGKYMSCCLMYRGDVVPKDVNAAIATIKTKRTIQFVDWCPTGFKCGINYQPPTVVPGGDLAKVQRAVCMIANSTAIAEVFARIDHKFDLMYSKRAFVHWYVGEGMEEGEFSEAREDLAALEKDYEEVGAESADDMGEEDVEEY